One window of the Zygotorulaspora mrakii chromosome 6, complete sequence genome contains the following:
- the BET1 gene encoding Bet1p (similar to Saccharomyces cerevisiae BET1 (YIL004C); ancestral locus Anc_7.135), with the protein MNAGYVDNTLHQRDTNRTRLFAVASELNPEANKNTDYVSPYVSKSSKKGMSYSQNSLAQLESQSDEQVGLMGQKLQALKSLSLKMGEEIRGSNQTIDTLGDTFQNTASKLKKTFGNMMTMARNSKINIKTWLLIFLLVGLLFFWVWIT; encoded by the exons ATGAATGCAGG ATACGTTGATAATACTCTACACCAAAGAGATACAAATCGAACTAGATTATTTGCAGTAGCAAGTGAATTGAATCCCGAAGCTAATAAAAATACCGATTATGTGTCGCCCTATGTAAGTAAAAGTAGTAAGAAAGGAATGAGTTATTCTCAGAACTCTTTGGCTCAGCTGGAGTCACAGAGTGACGAGCAGGTCGGACTTATGGGTCAAAAACTTCAAGCCCTGAAATCTTTGTCTCTCAAAATGGGAGAAGAGATTAGGGGTAGCAACCAAACTATTGATACGCTGGGGGACACCTTTCAAAACACTGCTAGCAAACTTAAGAAAACTTTTGGTAACATGATGACCATGGCAAGAAACTCCAAGATTAACATCAAGACGTGGTTGTTAATATTCTTGCTTGTGGGATTACTATTCTTCTGGGTGTGGATAACTTAA